The following proteins are encoded in a genomic region of Bernardetia sp. MNP-M8:
- a CDS encoding two-component regulator propeller domain-containing protein — translation MLHSFQLFIKNSLSSFLFVIFFLFLFVFQNTASNLYAQQIALDWRFDKLTSQDGLSQNTVTAMLQDNLGFIWIGTQNGLNRYDASNFKTYKVEQNTNSIPDNHITFLLQTEDNFIWIGTQSGGLCRLNTITEQFEVFAYEPQNPLSLSAGAVTCILRDSKKRTWIGTSIGGLNLFNPQTQTFDHYRNDERNQNSLAQNHVTDIIEDNQKRLWIATAEGGLDRFEENENKFIHFRPSIYGSSSSAPSSEQIIGLEIIENDDSKRNKLWIATRDGGINILDLDTEIFTVLEADEQKTVDKTGKPTTKNIFSGKIVTTFENFGDEIFIGTQEDGVLIINPSTNQIKTLESNPSLRYSLSNNHITCVFKDNQGSIWIGTLAEGINKFNSIKNKFAHFREEADKSKSLPDSRITSIFKTTTNNLWIGTASGGITILTPKNEKERIFNTYQHREKDETTIASDKVSVVYQDKQNQIWVGTAEGLEIFNEKKETFEQILIYNEKLNNPDKLSIKAIYQDTKNNYWIGLYQQGLLKLLPSGETQLFKTEIYNDFSLSNNYVRVIFEDRIGNLWIGTEDGLNLYDNSPNSEKFVRYMHQIENPNSISNDEILSITEDDDGNIWIGTANGLNKFDVKKGVFTVFTEKDGLPNNIIHSVVCDLQNRIWVSTSQGIAELDPYSKTIRSYDISDGLQSNEFISGSVYQERIIDKTTGEEKQGFIYFGGINGFNRFNPDSLSYNTSVPKLVFTQFSLFNKVISPSNKNSYLEKTIPYTKEITLPYDANVFSIDFSVLDFIAPHKTKYSYYLEGFDKEWHSTNRNFVTYTNLASGSYTLKVKGSNSDGIWNDTGIEMNIIVTPPFWRTWWFTTISVFLFLVITIGGYKIRTYQIQEQKRRLEYQVEERTNELAEKTWELESQTKQLESQNSLLETQSKEIQVAYDNVNILSEVGQKITSTLDMRQMIETVYQNVSGLMPVDRFGIGVFNDEFQRLEFPFFVEGETYFPFHTKSLNDKKRLSVICYEKQKEIVIQDFQKENKNYATEYANDGIEMELGKTPKSAAYFPLSVEQHAIGILTVQSFQKNAYSNQHLTILRSLAAYTSIALDNARAYKTIETNNRNITDSIRYALTIQQAMLPEKELMDSLFDAHFVIFKPLSMVSGDFYWVTKVETEVEGSIQTRIYAAIIDCTGHGVPGGFMSVIGKTLLDEIVQTQQVKEPSKILELLDKNTRAVLKQEQTSNDDGMDIGLLCLEEDKEEEKFKITFSGAKRPLYFIEKTDSLSKLKIIKGNRRSIGGRTRNNPVPFTDNEIILKKGALIYLTTDGFADQPNPERKKIGSLHLRKIIENNSLKMMTKQRTELLNILREHQQESAQVDDISLIGIRI, via the coding sequence ATGTTGCATTCCTTTCAACTTTTTATCAAAAATAGTTTATCGTCATTTCTTTTTGTGATTTTCTTTCTTTTCCTATTTGTTTTTCAAAATACGGCTTCAAACCTCTATGCACAGCAAATTGCATTAGATTGGCGTTTTGATAAACTTACTTCTCAGGATGGATTATCTCAAAATACAGTTACGGCAATGCTTCAAGATAACTTGGGTTTCATTTGGATAGGAACTCAAAACGGATTAAATCGATACGATGCTAGTAATTTTAAAACCTATAAAGTAGAACAAAACACAAATTCAATCCCTGATAATCATATTACTTTTTTATTACAAACCGAAGATAATTTTATTTGGATAGGAACTCAAAGTGGAGGACTCTGTAGACTCAATACTATTACAGAACAATTTGAAGTTTTTGCTTATGAGCCACAAAATCCACTTAGTTTGAGTGCAGGAGCAGTTACTTGTATTTTAAGAGATTCTAAAAAAAGAACTTGGATAGGTACTTCTATTGGTGGCTTAAATCTTTTTAATCCACAAACCCAAACATTTGACCATTATAGAAATGATGAGCGTAATCAAAATTCATTAGCTCAAAATCATGTTACTGATATTATAGAGGACAACCAAAAACGCCTTTGGATAGCAACTGCTGAAGGTGGTTTAGACCGTTTTGAAGAAAATGAAAATAAATTTATTCATTTTAGACCAAGTATTTATGGAAGTAGTTCGAGTGCACCAAGTAGTGAACAAATAATAGGATTAGAGATTATTGAAAATGATGATTCGAAAAGAAATAAATTATGGATTGCTACTCGTGATGGAGGGATTAATATTTTAGACTTAGATACTGAAATTTTTACCGTTTTGGAAGCTGATGAACAGAAAACAGTAGATAAAACAGGAAAACCAACCACTAAAAATATTTTTTCTGGAAAGATAGTGACTACTTTTGAGAATTTTGGAGATGAGATTTTTATAGGTACACAAGAAGATGGAGTTTTGATTATCAACCCTTCTACAAATCAAATAAAAACCCTTGAATCTAATCCTTCTCTACGTTATTCGCTTAGTAATAATCATATCACATGTGTTTTTAAAGATAATCAGGGTAGCATTTGGATAGGAACACTTGCCGAAGGAATTAATAAATTTAATTCTATCAAAAATAAATTTGCTCATTTTAGAGAAGAAGCAGACAAATCTAAAAGTCTTCCAGATAGTCGAATAACAAGTATTTTTAAGACAACTACCAATAATCTTTGGATAGGAACAGCTAGTGGAGGAATTACCATCTTGACTCCTAAAAATGAAAAAGAACGAATTTTTAATACTTACCAACATAGAGAAAAAGATGAAACTACGATTGCTAGTGATAAAGTATCAGTGGTTTATCAAGACAAGCAAAATCAAATTTGGGTAGGAACAGCAGAAGGTTTGGAAATTTTCAATGAAAAAAAAGAGACCTTTGAACAGATTTTGATTTATAATGAAAAACTAAATAATCCTGACAAATTATCCATAAAAGCAATTTATCAAGACACAAAAAATAACTATTGGATAGGTTTATATCAACAAGGATTATTAAAACTTTTGCCTTCTGGAGAAACACAACTTTTCAAAACTGAAATATATAATGATTTTAGCTTGAGCAATAACTATGTCCGTGTAATTTTTGAAGACAGAATTGGGAATCTTTGGATAGGAACAGAAGATGGACTAAATCTATACGACAACAGTCCAAATAGTGAGAAATTTGTGCGTTATATGCATCAAATCGAAAATCCAAATAGTATTAGTAATGATGAAATTTTGTCTATTACAGAAGATGATGATGGCAATATTTGGATAGGAACAGCAAATGGACTTAATAAATTTGATGTGAAAAAAGGTGTTTTTACAGTTTTTACTGAAAAAGATGGTTTGCCAAATAATATAATTCATTCAGTAGTTTGTGATTTGCAAAACCGTATTTGGGTAAGTACAAGCCAAGGAATAGCAGAACTTGACCCTTATTCTAAAACAATTCGTTCGTATGATATTTCAGATGGTTTGCAGAGTAATGAGTTTATTTCAGGTTCAGTTTATCAAGAAAGAATTATTGACAAAACTACAGGAGAGGAAAAGCAAGGATTTATTTATTTTGGGGGGATAAATGGGTTTAATCGCTTTAACCCTGATAGTTTGAGCTATAATACAAGTGTTCCCAAACTGGTTTTTACTCAGTTTTCGCTTTTTAATAAAGTGATTTCTCCTTCTAACAAAAATTCGTATTTAGAAAAGACAATTCCTTATACTAAAGAAATTACGTTGCCTTATGATGCGAATGTGTTTTCAATTGATTTTTCAGTTTTAGATTTTATTGCTCCTCACAAAACCAAATACTCTTATTATTTAGAGGGATTTGATAAAGAATGGCATTCTACCAATCGAAATTTTGTTACTTATACCAATCTTGCTTCAGGAAGTTATACTCTGAAAGTAAAAGGTTCTAATAGTGATGGGATTTGGAACGATACAGGAATTGAAATGAATATTATTGTAACTCCTCCTTTTTGGCGAACATGGTGGTTTACTACTATTAGTGTTTTTCTTTTTTTAGTTATTACAATAGGAGGATATAAAATTAGAACCTACCAAATTCAAGAACAAAAACGTCGTTTGGAGTATCAAGTAGAAGAAAGAACCAATGAACTGGCAGAAAAAACATGGGAGCTAGAAAGCCAAACTAAACAATTAGAAAGTCAGAACTCTTTATTAGAAACCCAATCAAAAGAAATTCAGGTAGCTTATGATAATGTAAATATTTTGAGTGAGGTAGGACAAAAAATCACGTCTACTTTGGATATGAGGCAAATGATAGAAACAGTTTATCAAAATGTAAGTGGACTAATGCCTGTTGATAGATTCGGAATTGGTGTTTTTAATGATGAATTTCAGCGTTTAGAATTTCCATTTTTTGTAGAAGGTGAAACCTATTTTCCATTTCACACCAAATCATTGAATGATAAAAAACGCCTTTCTGTAATTTGTTATGAAAAGCAAAAAGAAATTGTTATCCAAGATTTTCAGAAAGAGAATAAAAATTATGCTACCGAATATGCCAATGATGGAATAGAAATGGAACTTGGCAAAACGCCAAAATCAGCAGCTTATTTTCCACTTAGTGTAGAACAGCATGCTATCGGAATTCTGACAGTCCAAAGTTTTCAAAAAAATGCTTATTCTAATCAGCATCTCACTATTTTGCGTTCGTTGGCAGCCTATACGTCTATTGCCTTAGATAATGCACGAGCTTACAAAACCATCGAAACTAACAACAGAAATATTACAGATTCGATTCGTTATGCACTTACTATTCAGCAGGCAATGCTTCCAGAAAAAGAGCTTATGGACTCGCTTTTTGATGCTCATTTTGTAATTTTTAAGCCACTTTCTATGGTTTCAGGAGATTTTTATTGGGTTACAAAAGTAGAAACAGAAGTGGAGGGAAGCATTCAAACACGCATCTATGCAGCTATTATAGACTGTACAGGACATGGCGTTCCAGGAGGATTTATGTCTGTTATTGGAAAAACTCTTTTAGATGAAATTGTACAGACACAACAAGTAAAAGAACCCTCTAAAATTTTGGAATTATTAGATAAAAATACTCGTGCTGTTTTGAAACAAGAACAAACTTCAAATGATGATGGAATGGACATTGGGCTTCTTTGTTTAGAAGAAGATAAAGAAGAAGAAAAATTTAAAATTACTTTTTCAGGAGCAAAACGACCTTTGTATTTTATTGAAAAAACAGATTCATTGTCCAAATTAAAAATTATCAAGGGTAATCGTCGTTCGATTGGAGGACGTACTAGAAACAATCCTGTTCCATTTACTGACAATGAGATTATTTTGAAAAAAGGAGCGTTAATTTATCTTACAACTGATGGGTTTGCAGACCAACCCAATCCAGAACGTAAAAAAATTGGTTCTCTTCATCTTCGTAAAATAATAGAAAATAATTCTTTAAAAATGATGACAAAGCAAAGAACAGAACTATTAAATATTTTAAGAGAGCATCAACAAGAAAGCGCACAAGTAGATGATATTAGTTTAATAGGAATTAGAATATAA